From Mycobacterium cookii:
CCTCAGGCTGCGACTCGAACCATTCGACGCACGGCATCGACACCACCCGCGCGACGATGTCCTTGTCCGCCAACAACTTCTGCGCTTCGACGGCGAGCTGCACCTCGGAGCCGGTGGCGATCAGGACGACATCGGGTTCGCTTCCGCCGTCGTCACCCAGTACGTATCCACCCTTGGCGACGCCGTCGTAGTTGGTGCCTTCGAGGATCGGCACACCCTGACGGGTCAGGATCAATCCGACCGGACCGCTGCCGTTGCCGCGGGCCAGAACCGTCTTCCAGGCGTAGGCGGTCTCGTTGGCGTCGGCCGGGCGCACCACGGACAGGCGTGGAATGGCCCGCAACGCCGCCAAGTGTTCGATCGGCTGGTGGGTCGGACCGTCTTCGCCCAGCCCGATCGAGTCGTGCGTCCACACATAGATGGTGTCGATGTCCATCAGCGCGGCCAGTCGCACCGCTGGGCGCATGTAGTCGGAGAACTGCAGGAACGTGCCGCCGTAGGCGCGGGTCGGGCCGTGCAGCACGATGCCGGACAGGATCGCGCCCATAGCGTGTTCGCGAATTCCGAAGTGCAGCGTGCGGCCATACCAGTCCGCGGTGTAATCCTTCGTCGAGATCGACGGCGGTCCAAAGGATTTCACGTTGTCCATGGTGGTGTTGTTGCTGCCTGCCAAGTCGGCCGACCCACCCCAGAGCTCGGGCAGCTTGGGGCCGACCGCGTTCAGCACCTTGCCGGACGCGGCGCGGGTGGCGAGGTCTTTGTCGCCGACCTTCCATGTCGGGATGTCGGAGTCCCAGCCGTCGGGCAGCTCTTCGGCCGTCAACCGGTCGAGCAGTTTCTTGCGCTCGGGTTCGCGCTCGGCCCAGTCCTCGAAGTCGGCGTTCCACTTGGCGTGGGCTTCCTTGCCGCGCTGCACAAGCTCGCGGGTGTGGTTGATCACCTCGTCGCTGACCGCGAACTTCTTGTCCGGGTCGAAGCCGAGGATCTTTTTGACCGCCGCTACTTCTTCATCGCCCAGGGCGGCGCCATGCGCCTTGCCGGTGTTCATCAACTTCGGTGCCGGGTAGCCGATGATGGTCCGCAGCGAGATGAACGACGGGCGGTCGGTGACAGCTTTGGCGTTGGCGATCGCTTCTTCGATGGCGACGACGTTCTCACCGCCCTCGATGCGCTGCACGTGCCAGCCATACGCCTCGTAACGGGCTGCGGTGTCCTCACACAACGCAATGTTGGTGTCGTCCTCGATCGAGATCTCGTTGTGGTCGTAGAACACGATGAGATTGCCCAGTTGCTGCACCGCGGCCAACGATGACGCCTCGGAGGTCACCCCTTCTTCCATGTCGCCGTCGGAGGCGACCACGTAGATGAAGTGGTCGAACGGGCTGTTACCCGCGGCGGCGTCCGGATCGAACAGACCGCGCTCGTAGCGGGCCGCCATCGCGAAGCCGACGGCCGACGCGAGGCCCTGACCCAGCGGTCCGGTAGTGATCTCGACGCCGTCGGTGTGCCGGAACTCCGGGTGCCCGGGGGTTTTGGATCCCCAGGTGCGCAGTGCCTCGATGTCGGACAGCTCCAAACCGAACCCGCCCAGGTACAGCTGCAGATACAGCGTCAGGCTGCTGTGCCCACAGGACAGCACGAACCGGTCGCGGCCGAGCCAGTGAACGTCGCTGGGGTCGTGTCGCATTGCGCGCTGGAAAAGGGTGTAGGCCAGTGGAGCGAGGCTCATCGCCGTCCCCGGATGGCCGTTTCCGACTTTCTGGACCGCGTCGGCGGCCAGCACTCGGACGGTGTCGACCGCGGCCGAGTCGAGGTCGGTCCAGTCGTCCGGAAGGTGCGGTTGGGTCAGTGTCGAAATGTCTTCAAGTGTCGTCACGTATTGAAGTCCTCGCATCGGCAGTTTGATCCGATGTCCACCCTAATGCCGGAACGTTGCAGACGCGTCAACCTATATTTCGCCCCCCGACAATTCAGGCGCCGGCAACTGTGCGTTGTGGCGCGACTGCTGCCGATTGGCTGCGAATAGCCCCTGCGGTGCATGCTGGGCAAGTCGTCCCGTCTACCATCGTCCGTAGTAGAAGCTGCGCGCTGCTGCGACCCGAGGAGTTATTGCGTGAGCGTTCGCGGCCACGTCGCGCCGAGCCGAGTCCGAGAGACCGTGCTCGCCTATCTGGCGCTGACCAAGCCGCGGGTCATCGAGCTACTGCTGGTCACCGCAATCCCGGCGATGCTGCTCGCCCACCGCGGCAGCGTGAACCCACTGCTGATCTTCAACACCCTGGCCGGCGGGATGCTGGCCGCCGGCGGCGCCAACACTTTGAATTGTGTCGCCGACGCCGACATTGACAAGAAGATGAAGCGGACCGCGCGACGTCCGTTGGCCCGCGAATCCGTGCCGACGCGCAACGCCCTGGTCTTCGGGCTGACGCTGAGCGTCGCTTCGTTTGCCTGGCTGTGGTGGACGACCAACTTGCTGTCGGGGGTGCTGGCGGTCGCCACGATCGCGTTCTACGTCTTCGTCTACACCCTGCTGCTCAAGCGCCGCACCTCGCAGAACGTGGTGTGGGGCGGGGCCGCCGGCTGCATGCCGGTGATGATCGCCTGGTCGGCCGTCACGGGGACAATCGGCTGGCCGGCGTTGGTGATGTTCGCGATCATCTTCTTCTGGACGCCACCGCACACCTGGGCCTTGGCGATGCGCTATAAGGAGGACTACCAGGCAGCCGGGATCCCGATGCTTCCCGCCGTCGCGACGGAGCGTCAGGTCACCACGCAGATCCTGATCTACACCTGGCTGACGGTGGCCGCGACGCTGGCGCTGTCCCTGGCGACCGGGTGGCTTTACACCGCCGTCGCCGTGGTCGCCGGAGTGTGGTTCCTGACGATGGCGCATCAGTTGTACGCCGGCGTGCGTCGCGGTGAGCCGGTCAAGCCACTGCGGTTGTTCTTGCAGTCGAACAATTATCTCGCGGTGGTGTTTTGCGCGTTGGCGCTCGATTCGGCGATGGCGCTGCCCACCCTGTTTCGGGTTTAGTTGCCAGCCGCAGGTCCTGGACCTGCGAATACCCCTTACCCCGACGGGGTCTTGTAGCTACGACACTGCGTAGTTTTCAATGCCGTCGTGACCTCACCGATCTGGATGACATTGCCGCCCGAAGTGCATTCGACTCTGCTCAGCAGTGGCCCCGTTACGTGGAGTGGTGACAGGTGACTCGCCAATACCCCTTACCCGTACCAAGTCTTGTACGACGACACAGCGTCGTATTCAATTCCGTCGTGATTCCGCTGGTCGCCGCCGCACGCCGGGCCGTCGCTGAGACGGGCCCGCGATGACGGCGCCGGTGTGGATGGCATCGCCGCCCGAGGTGCATTCGGCGCTGCTGGGCAGCGGTCCCGGGCCCGGATCGCTGCTCGCCGCCGCGACGGCGTGGACCACGCTGAGTACTGAATACGCGCAGGTGGCAGCCGATCTCGGCGAGGTGCTGAGTGCGGTGCAGGCCGGAGCATGGCAGGGTCCGAGCGCCGAACGCTATGTCGCCGCTCACGTGCCGTATATGGCGTGGCTGATGCAGGCGAGCGCCAAGAGTGCGGCCGAAGCGACGCAGCACGAGACTGCGGCCGCTGCCTATACGACGGCGGTGGCCACCATGCCGACCCTGCCGGAACTGGCCGCCAACCACGTCATCCACGGCGTGTTGGTGGCGACGAATTTCTTCGGACTCAATACGATTCCGATCGCTCTCAACGAAGCCGACTATGTCCGGATGTGGATCCAGGCGGCCACCACCATGACGACCTACCAGGCGGTGTCGACGACCGCGTTGGCCGCGGCCCCACCCACGGAAACAGCCCCGCAAATCGTCAATGCGAACAGCGCTCAGGCCGCCGACAGCAATTCCGGTGACGGTTCGATCCTGCCGCCCATCGACAACGACGGCGGTGACCCATACAAGCTGAGTTGGTACATCAACCGGATCACCGAGATCACCCAGACCCTGCAGCGGGATATCGGTCTGATCCAACAGAATCCGGTCCAGGGGCTGACCCAATTGGTGTCGGATGTAGGAGCACTGGCGTCGGACGAGTTCGGCCACGCGATCGAGTTCGTGCAGGCCTTCCCCGAGGTCCTGGCGATTCCGTTGATCGTGCCGGTCGCGGCGGTGGGCGGCCTGGGTGGTCTGGGCGGCCTGGCCGCGATCCAACTCGAAGCCGCCAACATCCCCGTCGATGCGCCTGCACCCGCGCCGCAGAACGTGCTACCCGCGGCGGCCGGCAGCCCGGTTGCAGTGGGGGCCCCGGGTGCGGCACCCACGTCGGCACCGGCGTCCGCGCCCGGGTCCTCGGT
This genomic window contains:
- the tkt gene encoding transketolase; protein product: MTTLEDISTLTQPHLPDDWTDLDSAAVDTVRVLAADAVQKVGNGHPGTAMSLAPLAYTLFQRAMRHDPSDVHWLGRDRFVLSCGHSSLTLYLQLYLGGFGLELSDIEALRTWGSKTPGHPEFRHTDGVEITTGPLGQGLASAVGFAMAARYERGLFDPDAAAGNSPFDHFIYVVASDGDMEEGVTSEASSLAAVQQLGNLIVFYDHNEISIEDDTNIALCEDTAARYEAYGWHVQRIEGGENVVAIEEAIANAKAVTDRPSFISLRTIIGYPAPKLMNTGKAHGAALGDEEVAAVKKILGFDPDKKFAVSDEVINHTRELVQRGKEAHAKWNADFEDWAEREPERKKLLDRLTAEELPDGWDSDIPTWKVGDKDLATRAASGKVLNAVGPKLPELWGGSADLAGSNNTTMDNVKSFGPPSISTKDYTADWYGRTLHFGIREHAMGAILSGIVLHGPTRAYGGTFLQFSDYMRPAVRLAALMDIDTIYVWTHDSIGLGEDGPTHQPIEHLAALRAIPRLSVVRPADANETAYAWKTVLARGNGSGPVGLILTRQGVPILEGTNYDGVAKGGYVLGDDGGSEPDVVLIATGSEVQLAVEAQKLLADKDIVARVVSMPCVEWFESQPEEYRDSVLPPSVSARVAVEAGVAQSWHKLVGDTGEIVSLEHYGESADYKTLFREFGFTAEAVVDAAERTIDN
- a CDS encoding heme o synthase, producing MSVRGHVAPSRVRETVLAYLALTKPRVIELLLVTAIPAMLLAHRGSVNPLLIFNTLAGGMLAAGGANTLNCVADADIDKKMKRTARRPLARESVPTRNALVFGLTLSVASFAWLWWTTNLLSGVLAVATIAFYVFVYTLLLKRRTSQNVVWGGAAGCMPVMIAWSAVTGTIGWPALVMFAIIFFWTPPHTWALAMRYKEDYQAAGIPMLPAVATERQVTTQILIYTWLTVAATLALSLATGWLYTAVAVVAGVWFLTMAHQLYAGVRRGEPVKPLRLFLQSNNYLAVVFCALALDSAMALPTLFRV
- a CDS encoding PPE family protein, which translates into the protein MTAPVWMASPPEVHSALLGSGPGPGSLLAAATAWTTLSTEYAQVAADLGEVLSAVQAGAWQGPSAERYVAAHVPYMAWLMQASAKSAAEATQHETAAAAYTTAVATMPTLPELAANHVIHGVLVATNFFGLNTIPIALNEADYVRMWIQAATTMTTYQAVSTTALAAAPPTETAPQIVNANSAQAADSNSGDGSILPPIDNDGGDPYKLSWYINRITEITQTLQRDIGLIQQNPVQGLTQLVSDVGALASDEFGHAIEFVQAFPEVLAIPLIVPVAAVGGLGGLGGLAAIQLEAANIPVDAPAPAPQNVLPAAAGSPVAVGAPGAAPTSAPASAPGSSVASVASSVPSSPAPPPAGPGFVPPYAVGPPGIGVGSGLATSASAGEKKKAAEPFAATARDRQRSRRRRRAGMRGYAHEFMDMNVHVDPEWSGPAATASDRGAGPLGFAGTVHKSTRAATGLATLEDDDFGGGPTMPMLPSTWDVDDERS